In Arcanobacterium canis, the sequence CCGCAGATCGTCGATCAGAGCGTCGCCCCGATCCTCGACCGCGCCGAAGTGTACTCGGGCTGCTACGCACGCGTATCCCTGTCCTTCTATGCGTTCAACACAAACGGCAACCGAGGCATCGCCTGCGCACTGGGCAATATCCAAAAGACCCGTGACGGCGAGAGCCTTGGCGGTGGACGAGTTTCCGCTGAGACCGACTTCGGTGTCTTCGCCGCTGATGACGATTTCCTGAACTAACCATCCCCACACGTGGAGGGAATCAGCACATCTTGTTGGTTCCCTCCACTTTTCCTCTATGTGAAAGGAACCTCGTCATGCGAACACTCTTCTGCGATATTGAATCTTTCAGTCCCGTCCAGCTCGCTAAGACGGGTCTTTACCCGTATGCCGAGCACCCAGACTTCGAGCTGCTCCTGTTCGGCTATTCGATTGACGGCGGTCCAGTCGAAATGGTGGATCTCGCCAACGGACAATCAATGCCCGACGAGGTTCTGGCGGCTTTAGTTGATCCATCCGTCGTGAAGTGGGCGCATAACGCCGCCTTCGAACGAGTCTGCCTGTCCGCTTGGCTACGAGCGCATCATCCAGAGCTTCTCGCTGATGGGTTTCTTGGCCCAAGGCAGTGGCGCTGCACCATGATCTGGTCGGCTTATCTCGGTCTGCCGATGAGCCTCGACGCAGTAGCCACCGTCCTCAAACTCGACGTCCAAAAAGACACAGTAGGCAAGAAGCTGATCAAGCAGTTCTGCACACCCGCCACACCCTCAGTTCTGAACGGCGGCAAACACAGGAATCCACCATCAGCTGACCCAACCGGGTGGGCACGGTTCATCGACTACAACCGGCGTGACGTCGAAGTCGAGCTCGCCATCCACGACAGACTGGCGTCTTTTCCGATGCCCGAGGCCGAATGGGACACCTACGCTCTTGACCAACGCATTAATGATGCCGGGATTCTTCTCGACCACACGCTCGTCGATAATGCCGTTGCCGTGGACGAGCACCACCGCAACGCCACACTCGCTCGGGCACAGACATTGACTGGGTTGGAGAATCCGAACTCACCCATCCAACTCAAACAATGGCTCGCATCGCGCGGCTGCGAACTCGAATCACTAGCGAAAGCCGAGGTCGATGCCGCCCTCGATACCGCCACTGGCGAGGTGAAAGAAGTCCTCGAACTGCGCGGCGATCTAGCAAAATCAAGCGTCAAGAAATACCAAGCCATGCAAAACGTCGCCGGAACCGATGGCCGTGCGCGCGGTCTTATCCAGTTCTACGGAGCAGGACGCACCGGACGCTTCGCCGGACGCCTCGTCCAAGTCCAAAACCTCCCAAGAAACTATCTATCTGACCTCGACCAAGCACGAACGCTCGTCAGAACAGGCAACCTCGACGCACTTGAGCTGCTCTACGAATCTGTACCAGACACCTTGAGTCAGTTGATTCGCACGGCGTTCATTCCCAGCCCTGGGTGCCGGTTTATTGTGGCGGACTTTTCTGCGATTGAGGCGCGCGTCATCGCCTGGCTCGCAGGAGAAACAACCACCCTGGACGCCTTCCGTGAAGGTAAAGACCTCTACTGCGAAACCGCTTCCCGCATGTTCGGCGTCCCAGTAGAGAAGCACGGCGTTAATGGTGAGCTTCGTCAGAAGGGGAAGATTGCGGTGCTCGCCTGTGGTTATGGCGGCTCCGTCGGCGCTCTCAAAGCCATGGGAGCACTCACCATGGGACTCGCCGAACACGAGCTCAAACCCATCGTTGACGCATGGCGGCAAGCTAACCCACACATCGTCCAACTCTGGGCAGATGTTGAAGAAGCCGTGATTGCTGCGATCATGTCGCGCCAGCCGCTTCGCCTGCGGAACCTGCGCTTTAGCGTTGAGTCTGGGATTCTCTTCATCGAACTGCCCTCCGGTAGACGGCTTGCCTACGTCCAGCCGCGTCTGGGTGAGAACAGGTGGGGCGGCACCTCCATCACCTACACCGGCACCACCGCAGCCAGACGTTGGGGACAGCTCGAAACCTACGGTGGAAAACTTGTCGAGAATATCGTGCAGGCGATCGCTCGTGATCTGCTCGTCACCGGCATGCACGCAGTCGCCAAAGCCGGGCATCGGATTGTGATGCATGTTCACGACGAGATCGTTATCGACGAGCCCTTGGGCTCGGGCTTCACCGTTGCTGACGCGTGCGAGCTGATGTCCACGCTCCCAGCATGGGTCGAAGGTTTGCCGTTGGATGCGGATGGGTATGAGTGCGCCTATTACCGTAAGGATTAGCTGTTGATTGTCCAGATGGGATCTTGTTTCCAGCTGGGGCTGGCACCTATGTGCGTTAGATCGACGCCAGGAATTTCGGTGGGGAAACTGTCTAGGACGTCGCTGATGGCCTGTATTTCAGCGGTGAAATTTCCTCGTCTCAAGAGGAATGCGGTGAGCACCAACGCGGTGTATATACGTCCTGAAGAATGTGTCACGGCCGATAGCGTTTGGTCGCTGCGACGGTGTTTGACCAGTGGACGGATGACGAGTCGCTTGTTCCATAGTCTGGCGTGATGGGCGCATACGTTACGAATGAAATTCACGGTGCGCATCCATGATTCCAACTCGTCGGCACGTGCCAAGTACTTGTCAGCAATGCGACGACGCTGTTCGAAGGGAGCCAACGAAAACAGGGTCACGAGTTGTCCGAATTCGAGGATCTCGGTGGCCACCCACACCGGCAAACGCCCATCGTGGGTCTGGTTGTAATGCATGACGAAATCTTCTGTAGAGCGCGACTGCGTTTGGGCTAGCTTCTGCGTAAACAGTACTGCACGGCGATGCATTGCGCCTGACGGCCAAATCCGTTCGAGGTCGAGGTGAATGAACGGATCGATCTCACCCAGCACGTGCCCCACGTCAACTCGCAGGCACACCTCCAGCTTGCATAGCGCCCGCCACACAGCAAGACGCAGCTGTTCGTCAAACTCGTACAGCTCAACCGCGTGATGCATACGTGTGCCGGGAACGAAACGATCTAAACGCCGCCGAGGTGAGCCTTCGGGAGCTGACTGGCGCAACGGGTAGGAGTATCCCGAAAGCCGGTAATAGCCGACAGTAGATAACTCGCGGCGGTAATCACCGGCATCCAATAGGCCACGACGAGTGAGGATATTAATCTGCTCATCGATACTGGCCCACGGTTTATCGACCACCAGCCCACCCGCTTCCAAAAACATGAAGACCGGCTCTGACCTGTCTCGGAAACCGATACAAGCGAGCCGGTACTAGTGGTAATCACTATACCGCGAAAACAGCGACAGAATCAAGAACTCGGCGAAGTACCACCATCAGAAAAGAAAGCTTATCCAAGACCGCTAAGAAACGAGAACCGACCTGTGCTCCCACCGAAGCGGGCAGCGGAACCGGTCATGTTGTCTAAAAGACCACCGTGTCGGCACCGCTGTAGCAAGAGAACGATGGTTCTTCCACACAGAGCACTCGAGAAATTTGTCTATGCCCCGGCGAGAATACCTGCCAGATTGCTCTAACAGATAGCGCTCCACCGGGGCTTCAACACCAATCGTGCCAGAACGAGAAGCGATTGAGTACCCGTGATTTAACACTTTCGGGTTCGTCGGCAGTGGGGTGAGGCCCTTAACCCTTGTGCCGACCGGCACGACTTTTTCTCGACGGGGTCTCGGGAAGGAACCCCGCCATGGGAAACCAGATTCAATCATTCACCAACGACGTGTTCGGCACCATTCGCACTATCACCAATGATGGTCAGATCCTTTTCTGCAGCAAGGATGTCGCCACCGCGCTCGGCTACCAGGATCCGACGAACGCGGTGAAGCTGCACTGCAAGGGGGTGGCAAATTACCACCCCCTTGAGACCGCTGGTGGAATCCAGCAGGTCCGCTTCATTACCGAAGGTGACCTCTATCGCCTCATCATCTCCTCAAAGCTCCCGGCAGCGCAGAAGTTCGAAGCCTGGGTGTTCGATGAAGTGCTACCGACGATTCGCCGCCACGGCCTCTACGCGATCGACGAGCTGCTGGCTGACGATGAGTTCCTTGAGCATGCCATCGCCACGCTGCGGGCCGAGCGAGCCAAGCGCCTCGCCGCAGAGCAAGCCTTGCTCGAAGCGGCACCGAAAGTCTCGTACTACGACGTCGTGCTGCAGTCCGATTCGTTGTTGACGACGACGGCGATTGCGAAGGACTACGGACTCTCCGCGAAGAAGCTCAACCGCATTCTGCGTGATGCTCACGTGCAGTTCCATCAGTCGGGCCGGTGGTTCCTCTACGCCCGCTTCGCCGAGCAGGGATACACCCAGTCCAAGACTCACGAATACGGCGAAGGCCAGACCCGCACCCACATGTACTGGACCCAGAAGGGACGTCTGTTCATCTACGACCTGCTCAAGAACCAGCTCGGCATCCTCCCGGTCATTGAGCGTGAAGGTCAGGTGCAGGCATGAGCGCCACGACAGTCGATATTGGGTTTTCGAAGAAAAACACCGAAGGCTATCTGGACCTGACGAGCTACCACGCGCTCAAGAAGCTCCAGCGCGAACAGTTCGGCTACCGGCCCTTGGTTTATATCTGCTCACCGTATTCGGGCGACACTGGGGCGAACGTTGAGCTCGCCCGCCAATTCTGCGAGCTCGCAGTAGCGGCAGGCAAGATCCCGTTCGCCCCGCATCTGTTATTTCCACAGTTCATGGATGACTCCGACCCGGACACCCGCGAGCTGGCGATGTTTTTCAACCGAGTGCTGCTCGCTAAATGCGAAGCCCTGTGGGCATACGTGGGTCACGTCAGCCCTGGTATGCGCCTGGAGATCGGGTGGGCACGCGACCTCGACCTGCCCATCAAATACTTCGATTCTGATTTCAAGGAGGTCACCCCATGACCACGCCTTTCACCTTGTTCGCTGCCGCGGTTACCGGTGTGCAGAACAATAACCACTACCCGAACAAGCACACCATCACGGACGTGGCATCACTAAGCGTGGTCGCTGGCCTTGATCACGTGGCAGCCACGTATGTCAATGACCGCCGCTCAACTGCAGCGTTCATGTCTTCGGATTGCTTGGTGATGGATATCGATAACGATCACACCGAAACCCAAACTGACTGGATCACACCAGAAAAGCTCGCTGAGCTCATGTTCGGCGTGGAGTTCATGACCGCCACCTCCCGCAACCACATGAAGCCGAAGGGCGTGCTTTCGGCTAGGCCGCGTTTCCACGTCTACTTCCCAATCCACGAATTACGCAACGCGGACGACTATGCGGGGCTCAAGCACCGCCTCGCATCACGGTTCGCGTTCTTTGATCGCAATGCTTTGGATGCCGGTCGCTTCATCTACGGCACCCCTAACCCACAAGTTACGGCGCATGAGGGCGATCAGTTTCTTGACGACTGGCTCGATAACGCTGACGAGATCGACGTATTTGCTGCCTTCGATGCTTCCACTCTTGTGATTGGTGAAGGCTCCCGTAATGCCACGCTCTCGCGCTTCGCCGGGCGGGTCCTCATCCGCTACGGGCAGACCGATCAAGCACGAGACCTCTTCGACCGCAAAGCCAACCTCTGTGAACCACCGCTCAACGAGGGAGAATTACAGACGATCTGGAATAGCGCGTGCCGGTTCGCTTCGAAGGTCGCCTCCGACCCGAGCTATCTACCACCAGAGGCGTATGAGGCGTTAGCAGGTTTACGTCCGGATGATTTTTCCGATGTCGGTCAGGCAGACACATTGGCTGGCGAGTATGCGAACAAGATCCGCTACTCACTGGCTACTAAGTGGCTTGTCTACGACCATGGCGTGTGGGATGAGAACGACCTGTCCGCACAAGGAGTGGTTCAGGAATTGACCTCCCGCCAGCTCGAAGAAGCACAACACCTTATCGCCACAACATGGCAAGACATGGTTTCTACCGGTGCTGACGTGGTGATGGCATCGGCTTCATCGAAAGCCCGCGGCCTAGCAAAACTCAACCCCGCCCAAGTCGCAGCATTCAAGGCGTGGGATGAATCCAAAAACTATCACAAGTTCGTTCTCTCCAGGCGTTTGTCACGCAATATCACGGCCACGTTGAAAGAAGCCGGGCCGATCTTGCAGGTACGTGTCCGTGACCTCGACGTCGACCCCTACCAGCTCAACACCCCGGCAGGTACCTGGGATCTACGCGACAGTAGTAGCCACGAGCACAATCCCGCCGATCTGCTGACTAAGCAGACCGCTGTCGGCCCCAGCGATGAGGGTGCACAGATCTGGGCCGACGCGCTTGACGTCTTCTTCCAAAAAGATCCTGAGTTGATTGGTTACGTGCAGCGCATTGTGGGGTTGGCGGCGATCGGGCAGGTTTTCGTAGAAGCGCTCGTCATCGCTTACGGGGACGGGCGAAACGGCAAATCCACGTTCTGGAACACCATCGCCCGCGTGTTGGGGACGTATTCGGGCACGATCTCAGCCGACGCGCTCACAGTCGGGGTGCGTCGCAACGTCAAACCCGAACTCGCCGAAGCCAGAGGCAAACGTCTCTTGATCGCGGCCGAAACCGAAGAAGGCATGCGCCTATCAACCTCGAACGTCAAACAGCTTGCTTCGACCGATCAGATCTCGGCAGAGAAAAAGTTCAAGGACCCCTTCGCCTTCACCCCCTCCCACACGCTGGTCTTGTACACGAACCATTTGCCGCGTGTGGGAGCTATGGATGCAGGCATCTGGCGGCGTCTGATCGTCATCCCGTTCAACGCCACCATCGAAGGCGACACGGATGTGAAGAACTATGCCGACCACCTCTACGAACACGCTGGCGGAGCAATCCTTTCCTGGATCATGGAGGGAGCGCGCCTCATTCACAGTGAGGGATACAAGCTCACTCCGCCGCCTCAGGTGGTTCAAGCCTCGCAAGCATATAAGGAGGATAACGACTGGTTCTCGCAGTTCCTTGAGGACTCGTGCGACGTCGAGGACGGATTATCGGAGAGGGCTGGTGACCTCTATCAGACGTATCGGGCGTGGGCGCAAAACACCTCAGGATGGGCGCGCCCGATGGTCGACTTCAACGCCGCATGCGAACAAGCAGGATTCGAGCGCAAGAAAACCAAGTCCGGTATCCGCGTCTACGGGCTGGCCCTGACCAGCGAATTCAACAGCTGAAAGTTATGAGGGTGCAGACCGGTGCAACCCGTTTTCCTACCTTACGCATGTGAAATTACATGGTGTTTTTCTCTATGTAAAAGGTTAGGAAATACCCTGCACCACTCTGCACCCCTTGAGAAACCATTCAAGGAGTGACCATGAACGAACGAACCATAGAACACCAACTGAAGAAAGCCGTTGAAGCCTCTGGCGGCTTGTGCTGGAAGCTTGTCTGCCCTGGAACCACGGGTGTACCTGACCGGATATGCCTGACGAGAAACCGGGCTGTTTTCGTCGAGCTCAAAGCATCAGGCAAGAAGCCACGGCCAATCCAAGTGCGCCGGATGAACCAACTCCGCCAGCAAGGTTTCACCGCTCTGGTTGTTGATTCGATTGACGGCATACAGGAGGTGCTTGATGCACTATCAGCCGCATAACTACCAAACCACCGCAACCCAATACATCATCGACCACCACGAGGCCGCGATCTTCCTTGGGATGGGTTTGGGCAAATCGGTGATCACGTTGACGGCGATCTGGCAGCTCATGCTCGACTACTTCACCATCCACCGAGTCCTCGTCATCGCACCACTTCGGGTAGCCCGAGACACCTGGCCCGCCGAAATATCGAAGTGGGATCACCTTGACGGGCTCACCGTCGCGGTCGCTGTTGGCACCAAACAAGACCGGCTGGCAGCGTTATCCAAGTCTGCAATGGTGACCATCATCAACCGTGAAAACATCCCATGGCTCATCAGCCAACTCGGGGGTAGCTGGCCGTTCGACATGGTTATCATCGACGAACTCTCCTCGTTCAAGAATCATCGGGCGAAGAGGTTCACGGCTTTGGTGAAAATGCGACCATACGTTAAACGCTGGGTTGGGCTGACCGGAACGCCAGCGTCGAACGGGCTGATGGATGTGTGGGCGCAGTTCCGTCTTCTCGACGGTGGCGAGCGTTTGGGTCGTTTCATTACTCGTTATCGTGAGCGGTGGTTTGTGCCCGATAAGCGCAATGGGATGCAGGTCTTTACCTATAAGCCACGCGTGGGTGCTGAGGATGAGATCTATGCGGCGATTGGTGACATGACGTTGTCGATGAGAACCACCGACCACCTGCAGCTACCAAAACTGACGGTGACGACAATGCCTGTGGTGCTGTATCCGAAAGAACGACGCGTGTATGAGCAGTTGAAATCTGATCTTGTCCTCGACCTCGGTGAGGCGACAATCGACGCTGCGAATACTGCTGCATTGTCGGGCAAGTTGCTGCAGTTGGCGTCGGGTGCGATCTACACCGGCGATGGTCAGTGGACAGCGGTTCACGAGCGGAAGCTCGACGTCCTCGAAGACCTCGTCGAGGCAGCCAACGGCAACCCACTGCTCGTAGCCTACTGGTTCACTCACGACCGCGAACGTATCACCGCCCGCTTCCCACAGGCTCGCGAACTGAAAACGAGCGCGGATATCGAGGCGTGGAACAGAGGCGAGATAACCCTCGGGCTGATCCACCCCGCGAGCGCTGGCCACGGGCTAAACCTCCAGAGCGGTGGGCATCTGCTGGTGTGGTTCTCGCTCACGTGGAGTTTAGAACTCTATCAGCAGACGAATGCCCGCCTTTATCGGCAAGGACAGTTAGAGCCGGTCACCATCACGCACCTGATCTCTGAAGGGACGCTCGATGAAGCCGTCCTTAAAGCCCTTGATGCGAAAGACGCCACTCAGGCTGCGTTGATTGACGCGGTCACAGCAGAAATCACAACCACTGAAAGGACAAGCTCATGCATGTGATGACCAAATACCTCGACACAAGGGAAGCCGCGATCGCAGCGCTACAGGATTATGCGGTGATGGAACAGATCATCGAGAGTACCGACGAGCAGATCAAGACGGCTTACGCTGACGCGGCAAGCCCAGCATCCCCACGCATGGACGGCACGCCACCATCAGGCAACCTCCACGCTTCGGAGAACAGGATCGTCGCGAGCATTGAGCGAATCGACGCCTACAAGGCTCGCTACCTACAGGCCCGCCAGTACATGGACTGGTTCTTACCTGCGTGGGAAGTCATCGCTGAAGACGACCGCTTCATCCTCGAAGGCTTCTTCCTCAGCGAGGGGACACAAGATGAGAAGGTGTCGATGATCGCCGATCACTTCTACGTCGAGCGTGACACGGTCTATCGGCGCAAGAACCGAGCCCTCGACAGGTTCGCCACCGCCTTATACGGACAGCTCTAGCGTTAGCCGGTATCCGAAACATGCGATAGAAAACCGCATATCGGTGTGAGAACATGTAAGTGGTTGAAAACTAGGAGAAGCCCCAAGAACCCACACGGGAACTTGGGGCTTCACCACATCCAGGGGGAAGGAGCCAGCGATGCCAGTGAAGCCAGCGTCCCCGTGTTCCCACCCTGGATGCCCTGAACTGACCCGTGAACGCTACTGCGACGCCCATGCCAAGGCGGAGGACGCCCGGTATCGGAAGTATCAGCGTGATCCGAAGATCAACCGCCGCTACGGCGCGCGGTGGCGTAAGATCCGCGCCGCCTACGTCGCCGCCCATCCGCTTTGCGAAGACTGCCTAGAGCAAGGCAAGTACACGCCCGCACAGGAAGTCCACCACGTGCTCCCGCTTGAGCACGGCGGCACCCACAACTTCGACAACCTCCGTTCGCTGTGCAAGCCCTGCCACTCGCGCCAGAGCGCGCTTGATGATGATCGGTGGCGGCAACAACCTCGGGTCTACACCTACTGAATTCTTCGCCACGTTCCGCCCTGTCGCGGTTGTCGTCGCGCACCTCAAAGTTGCCTACCCTCCTGGCGTTTGCCGAACACGTGGCAACGTCGAAAGCCTTACGAGGGGTAGGGTCGTCGAATCTCTACGACCTCGGGACAGGTCAGCGGGCGGGGCCAACCGCGCACAAAGTCCCCGAATCAAACGGGGTATTGACCCCTCACGCCCTCCACACCAGGGCACGACGCCCTCGGAAAGGAGGTAGCACCATGGCCAAAGACGGCACCAACCGTGGCGGACGCAGGGTCCGCGCGGGCGCGAAACCCGAGGCGCTCAACGACAAGCTCGCTGCCGGTCGCCCCGCCTCCCGGCTCACCGCACCGGCCGAGCTCGATGTGTTCGATCTGGATGGCACTGATATTGGTGATGGTGCTGTGTTGGCTGGTGAGGCGATGCCCGAACCCGGCGACTACCTCAGTGCCGAGCAGCGCGACGGCCAACCACTGGGCGCGGACCTGGTCTACCGGGAGACCTGGAACTGGCTGGATGAACGCGGCTGCACCGAGTTCGTCTCCAAACGCTTAATTGAGCAGTACTCTCAGGCTTTCGCCCGCTATGTGCAGTGCGAGCAGGCGATCTCCAAGTTCGGTCTGCTCGGTAAACACCCCACCACGGGCGCGGCGATCGCCAGCCCGTTCGTAGCCATGAGCCAGAGTTTCGGTAAGCAGGCGAATGTGTATTGGTACGAGATTTTCGACATCGTGCGCGCCACCTGCACCACCGACTACTCCGGCGCCACACCAGGCGATGAGGTCATGGAGCAGCTACTCAAAGCCTCCTCCTAAAGCCTCTCATCCCGCTCGTTTCGTTTCCTGCCTGCCCGACACGCGGGCGGGCTTTCTTGTTGTTCGCTTTTGTGAAAGGAGCCCTCGCGTGTCTGTAGTGCGAAGTGCTGAATCTGTGTGTATCGGCCACCCCGACAAGCTCTGCGATCTGATCGCAGACCATATCCTCGATGACATCCTCACCCTCGACCCGACCGCACGCGTGGCCGTTGAGGTCATGGCGAGTGGCAGGCGCATCATCGTCACCGGCGAGATCACCACCACCATCCGGCCGCAGCTGCGCGCCTCCACACGTGCTGCACTACGACTGGCTGGGTATAACCCGAACCGGTTCCTCATCTATGTGTGGGTGCGCCGCCAATCCGCCGACATCGGCGCAGGTGTTACAACCTCCATCGAGGCGCGTGCAGGTGATGAGTCGGCGTATGCGAGCCTGGGGGCGGGTGACCAGGGCACCGTCTACGGGTACGCCACGAACGAGACGCCCCAGTGTCTTCCGCTGCCGCTCGTGCTCGCCCACGAGATTTGCCGCTGCCTCGATACAGCCCGCAGCCAGGGCACGATCGCAGGGATCGGCCCCGACGGCAAATCCCAGGTCAGTGTGGTCTACGACGAGCTGGGCACCCCGGTCGGCATCGACACCGTGATCGTCTCCATCCAACACGATGCGCACAAAGACCCCGACCTTCTTGAACGGGAGGTGCGCACGCTGATCGTTGCTCCCGCTATCGAGGCGCACCTGCCCGATGCCACGGCTGAGCGCGTGCTCGTCAACCCGTCGGGACGGTTCGTCACCGGTGGGCCCACCGCCGACACTGGGCTGACCGGACGCAAGCTCATGGTCGACACCTACGGTGGGCTCGGCCCGCACGGCGGCGGCGCGTTCTCGGGTAAGGACCCCTCCAAGGTCGACCGGACGGGCGCGTACATGGCGCGCCTGATCGCAAAGACCGTGGTGGATGCGCGCCTGGCCGAAGAATGCCACGTCGCTATCTCCTATGCGATCGGTAAGGCCGACCCGGTCGCGTTCCACATCGACACCTTCGGCACCGGTGAGCACCCGGACTGGCTGCTCACCGACGCCGCCCAGGCGATCTTCCCGCTGCGCCCAGCCGCGATCATCGAACGCCTCGGCCTTAGAGCCCCCATCTACGCGAAGCTTGCCACCTGCGGGCACATGGGACAT encodes:
- a CDS encoding DNA polymerase, translated to MRTLFCDIESFSPVQLAKTGLYPYAEHPDFELLLFGYSIDGGPVEMVDLANGQSMPDEVLAALVDPSVVKWAHNAAFERVCLSAWLRAHHPELLADGFLGPRQWRCTMIWSAYLGLPMSLDAVATVLKLDVQKDTVGKKLIKQFCTPATPSVLNGGKHRNPPSADPTGWARFIDYNRRDVEVELAIHDRLASFPMPEAEWDTYALDQRINDAGILLDHTLVDNAVAVDEHHRNATLARAQTLTGLENPNSPIQLKQWLASRGCELESLAKAEVDAALDTATGEVKEVLELRGDLAKSSVKKYQAMQNVAGTDGRARGLIQFYGAGRTGRFAGRLVQVQNLPRNYLSDLDQARTLVRTGNLDALELLYESVPDTLSQLIRTAFIPSPGCRFIVADFSAIEARVIAWLAGETTTLDAFREGKDLYCETASRMFGVPVEKHGVNGELRQKGKIAVLACGYGGSVGALKAMGALTMGLAEHELKPIVDAWRQANPHIVQLWADVEEAVIAAIMSRQPLRLRNLRFSVESGILFIELPSGRRLAYVQPRLGENRWGGTSITYTGTTAARRWGQLETYGGKLVENIVQAIARDLLVTGMHAVAKAGHRIVMHVHDEIVIDEPLGSGFTVADACELMSTLPAWVEGLPLDADGYECAYYRKD
- a CDS encoding Abi family protein yields the protein MVDKPWASIDEQINILTRRGLLDAGDYRRELSTVGYYRLSGYSYPLRQSAPEGSPRRRLDRFVPGTRMHHAVELYEFDEQLRLAVWRALCKLEVCLRVDVGHVLGEIDPFIHLDLERIWPSGAMHRRAVLFTQKLAQTQSRSTEDFVMHYNQTHDGRLPVWVATEILEFGQLVTLFSLAPFEQRRRIADKYLARADELESWMRTVNFIRNVCAHHARLWNKRLVIRPLVKHRRSDQTLSAVTHSSGRIYTALVLTAFLLRRGNFTAEIQAISDVLDSFPTEIPGVDLTHIGASPSWKQDPIWTINS
- a CDS encoding phage antirepressor; the protein is MGNQIQSFTNDVFGTIRTITNDGQILFCSKDVATALGYQDPTNAVKLHCKGVANYHPLETAGGIQQVRFITEGDLYRLIISSKLPAAQKFEAWVFDEVLPTIRRHGLYAIDELLADDEFLEHAIATLRAERAKRLAAEQALLEAAPKVSYYDVVLQSDSLLTTTAIAKDYGLSAKKLNRILRDAHVQFHQSGRWFLYARFAEQGYTQSKTHEYGEGQTRTHMYWTQKGRLFIYDLLKNQLGILPVIEREGQVQA
- a CDS encoding DUF7768 domain-containing protein, whose amino-acid sequence is MSATTVDIGFSKKNTEGYLDLTSYHALKKLQREQFGYRPLVYICSPYSGDTGANVELARQFCELAVAAGKIPFAPHLLFPQFMDDSDPDTRELAMFFNRVLLAKCEALWAYVGHVSPGMRLEIGWARDLDLPIKYFDSDFKEVTP
- a CDS encoding phage/plasmid primase, P4 family: MTTPFTLFAAAVTGVQNNNHYPNKHTITDVASLSVVAGLDHVAATYVNDRRSTAAFMSSDCLVMDIDNDHTETQTDWITPEKLAELMFGVEFMTATSRNHMKPKGVLSARPRFHVYFPIHELRNADDYAGLKHRLASRFAFFDRNALDAGRFIYGTPNPQVTAHEGDQFLDDWLDNADEIDVFAAFDASTLVIGEGSRNATLSRFAGRVLIRYGQTDQARDLFDRKANLCEPPLNEGELQTIWNSACRFASKVASDPSYLPPEAYEALAGLRPDDFSDVGQADTLAGEYANKIRYSLATKWLVYDHGVWDENDLSAQGVVQELTSRQLEEAQHLIATTWQDMVSTGADVVMASASSKARGLAKLNPAQVAAFKAWDESKNYHKFVLSRRLSRNITATLKEAGPILQVRVRDLDVDPYQLNTPAGTWDLRDSSSHEHNPADLLTKQTAVGPSDEGAQIWADALDVFFQKDPELIGYVQRIVGLAAIGQVFVEALVIAYGDGRNGKSTFWNTIARVLGTYSGTISADALTVGVRRNVKPELAEARGKRLLIAAETEEGMRLSTSNVKQLASTDQISAEKKFKDPFAFTPSHTLVLYTNHLPRVGAMDAGIWRRLIVIPFNATIEGDTDVKNYADHLYEHAGGAILSWIMEGARLIHSEGYKLTPPPQVVQASQAYKEDNDWFSQFLEDSCDVEDGLSERAGDLYQTYRAWAQNTSGWARPMVDFNAACEQAGFERKKTKSGIRVYGLALTSEFNS
- a CDS encoding VRR-NUC domain-containing protein, yielding MNERTIEHQLKKAVEASGGLCWKLVCPGTTGVPDRICLTRNRAVFVELKASGKKPRPIQVRRMNQLRQQGFTALVVDSIDGIQEVLDALSAA
- a CDS encoding DEAD/DEAH box helicase; its protein translation is MHYQPHNYQTTATQYIIDHHEAAIFLGMGLGKSVITLTAIWQLMLDYFTIHRVLVIAPLRVARDTWPAEISKWDHLDGLTVAVAVGTKQDRLAALSKSAMVTIINRENIPWLISQLGGSWPFDMVIIDELSSFKNHRAKRFTALVKMRPYVKRWVGLTGTPASNGLMDVWAQFRLLDGGERLGRFITRYRERWFVPDKRNGMQVFTYKPRVGAEDEIYAAIGDMTLSMRTTDHLQLPKLTVTTMPVVLYPKERRVYEQLKSDLVLDLGEATIDAANTAALSGKLLQLASGAIYTGDGQWTAVHERKLDVLEDLVEAANGNPLLVAYWFTHDRERITARFPQARELKTSADIEAWNRGEITLGLIHPASAGHGLNLQSGGHLLVWFSLTWSLELYQQTNARLYRQGQLEPVTITHLISEGTLDEAVLKALDAKDATQAALIDAVTAEITTTERTSSCM
- a CDS encoding HNH endonuclease, translating into MPVKPASPCSHPGCPELTRERYCDAHAKAEDARYRKYQRDPKINRRYGARWRKIRAAYVAAHPLCEDCLEQGKYTPAQEVHHVLPLEHGGTHNFDNLRSLCKPCHSRQSALDDDRWRQQPRVYTY
- a CDS encoding P27 family phage terminase small subunit; this encodes MAKDGTNRGGRRVRAGAKPEALNDKLAAGRPASRLTAPAELDVFDLDGTDIGDGAVLAGEAMPEPGDYLSAEQRDGQPLGADLVYRETWNWLDERGCTEFVSKRLIEQYSQAFARYVQCEQAISKFGLLGKHPTTGAAIASPFVAMSQSFGKQANVYWYEIFDIVRATCTTDYSGATPGDEVMEQLLKASS
- the metK gene encoding methionine adenosyltransferase; amino-acid sequence: MSVVRSAESVCIGHPDKLCDLIADHILDDILTLDPTARVAVEVMASGRRIIVTGEITTTIRPQLRASTRAALRLAGYNPNRFLIYVWVRRQSADIGAGVTTSIEARAGDESAYASLGAGDQGTVYGYATNETPQCLPLPLVLAHEICRCLDTARSQGTIAGIGPDGKSQVSVVYDELGTPVGIDTVIVSIQHDAHKDPDLLEREVRTLIVAPAIEAHLPDATAERVLVNPSGRFVTGGPTADTGLTGRKLMVDTYGGLGPHGGGAFSGKDPSKVDRTGAYMARLIAKTVVDARLAEECHVAISYAIGKADPVAFHIDTFGTGEHPDWLLTDAAQAIFPLRPAAIIERLGLRAPIYAKLATCGHMGHGLSDWEWTLPYTDKLREEVTRRAHQAATHQ